The Marinobacter subterrani genome has a segment encoding these proteins:
- a CDS encoding response regulator transcription factor: protein MRLLLVEDDRLLAEGLVRQLGKAGFSVDTTPSAREAVVLGEQEDYRAVVLDLGLPDGNGLDVLRKWRTNHVSCPVLILTARGDWQDKVNGLKAGADDYLAKPFQTEELIARLNALVRRSEGRVLAQVKAGRFELDENRQSLKMDDGVEHTLTGTEFRLLRCLMSRPGHVFSKEQLMEQLYNLNDSPSENVIEAYIRRLRKLVGSETISTRRGQGYIFNAIP from the coding sequence ATGCGTTTACTGCTCGTCGAAGATGACCGCTTGCTTGCTGAGGGTCTGGTCAGGCAGTTGGGAAAAGCAGGTTTCAGCGTTGATACAACTCCCAGTGCCCGAGAAGCCGTTGTTCTGGGTGAGCAAGAGGATTACCGTGCTGTTGTTCTGGACCTGGGTCTACCTGATGGCAACGGGCTGGACGTATTGAGAAAGTGGCGAACGAATCACGTCAGCTGTCCGGTCTTGATTCTGACCGCGAGAGGCGATTGGCAGGATAAGGTTAACGGCTTAAAAGCCGGGGCAGACGATTATCTGGCAAAACCTTTTCAGACAGAAGAGCTAATCGCACGCCTCAACGCACTCGTGCGTCGTAGTGAAGGAAGAGTCCTTGCTCAGGTTAAAGCCGGCCGCTTTGAACTGGACGAAAACCGCCAAAGCCTCAAGATGGACGACGGCGTGGAACATACACTTACCGGAACCGAATTCCGGCTGCTACGTTGTTTGATGAGCCGCCCTGGCCACGTCTTTTCCAAAGAACAACTAATGGAACAGCTTTACAACTTGAATGATAGCCCGAGTGAAAACGTCATTGAGGCGTATATTCGGAGGTTAAGGAAGCTAGTGGGCAGCGAAACCATCTCAACACGACGCGGCCAGGGGTACATTTTTAATGCGATTCCTTAA
- a CDS encoding ATP-binding protein, giving the protein MRFLKKPASVKGTLLALLLPAGIGLMGVAWLVHGLLLDRMSREFVESRLKDEVAFLEHQIRDANGEVDTLQTGDYFQDVFHHAFAIHTPEQTIISPDTWEPLLTPLIENEEDGTVRVEDAETTDTPLDILAYRKSFQVGETPIVVIVSEDLGALKRSQAALHAWTAVVSVLLIMLLVAVLWFGITMSMRPVVTLKAALKRLQDGEISRINVQSPEEFHPLVLQLNQLLDSLDQRLERSRDALANLSHSVKTPIAAVRQILEDDTRPLDTNLRRQMVERLSDIDRQLEAEMRRSRFAGPQIGKSAYPIKQARDLLWMLGRLYPEKSFELSSSLPEDSRWPIEEHDLNEVLGNLLDNAGKWSSRCVELSVEQGSGFKRIVVADDGPGVNHEDLASLGQRGLRLDEQTPGHGLGLAIVRDIVTRYEGKISFSTKSCSGLRVSIELLR; this is encoded by the coding sequence ATGCGATTCCTTAAAAAGCCTGCGTCCGTAAAAGGAACCTTGCTTGCGCTGTTACTGCCCGCCGGAATTGGTCTAATGGGGGTAGCGTGGTTGGTCCATGGTTTGCTACTCGACCGAATGTCCCGGGAGTTCGTTGAAAGCCGACTGAAAGATGAAGTCGCTTTCCTTGAACACCAGATTCGCGACGCGAATGGTGAAGTTGACACTCTCCAGACGGGCGATTATTTCCAGGATGTTTTTCATCATGCCTTTGCCATACATACACCCGAACAGACCATCATTTCACCCGATACTTGGGAGCCCTTGTTAACGCCTCTGATTGAAAACGAAGAAGACGGAACCGTTCGCGTAGAAGATGCCGAAACCACTGATACTCCCTTAGACATCCTCGCCTACCGAAAGTCTTTTCAGGTCGGTGAAACACCCATCGTCGTAATCGTTTCTGAAGATCTGGGTGCGCTGAAACGCAGCCAAGCTGCACTTCATGCCTGGACCGCCGTAGTATCAGTTCTGTTGATTATGCTCTTGGTCGCCGTGCTCTGGTTCGGTATCACGATGTCCATGCGACCGGTTGTCACACTCAAAGCCGCATTAAAAAGACTCCAGGACGGAGAGATCTCCCGAATCAACGTTCAGTCGCCAGAGGAGTTCCACCCGCTGGTTCTTCAACTAAATCAGTTGCTGGACTCCTTAGATCAGCGACTGGAGCGCTCCAGGGACGCTCTCGCAAACCTGTCTCATAGCGTCAAAACTCCCATCGCAGCCGTCCGGCAGATACTGGAAGACGACACACGTCCTCTCGACACCAATCTAAGGCGCCAGATGGTGGAGCGACTAAGCGATATCGACAGGCAATTAGAAGCTGAAATGCGTCGAAGCCGTTTTGCAGGGCCCCAGATTGGAAAAAGCGCCTACCCCATAAAACAGGCACGGGATCTTTTGTGGATGCTCGGTCGTTTATATCCGGAAAAGTCGTTTGAACTATCGAGTTCTCTGCCTGAAGACAGCCGATGGCCGATAGAAGAACATGATCTAAATGAAGTATTGGGCAACTTACTCGACAATGCTGGCAAATGGTCTTCGAGATGCGTAGAGCTCTCTGTGGAACAAGGCAGCGGCTTCAAGCGAATAGTTGTTGCTGATGATGGCCCAGGGGTTAATCACGAGGATTTAGCCAGTTTGGGCCAAAGGGGTCTGCGGCTAGATGAGCAAACACCTGGGCACGGTCTCGGCCTTGCTATCGTTCGAGATATAGTGACTCGCTATGAAGGTAAAATCAGCTTTTCGACTAAGTCCTGTAGCGGTTTACGCGTTTCTATCGAATTATTAAGATAA
- the merA gene encoding mercury(II) reductase — protein MTPATRATSKLQGVSRVKNDNKLHIAVIGSGGAAMAAALKATERGARVTLIERGTVGGTCVNVGCVPSKIMIRAAHIAHLRKESPFDAGISAEAPQVDRAKLLQQQQARVEELRDTKYEKILREHKDITVLNGEARFVDTNSLVVTLAEGGEKPVHFDRAFIGTGARPAEPPITGLADTPYLTSTSALALDTVPKRLIVIGAGFVSLELAQAFDRLGSKVTVLARSRVLSSEDPTIGEAIEAAFKREGIEVLRQTTPSNVDYSDNEFIVETPAGTLRADQLLVATGRTPNTEALNLASIGVETSRGAIQVDEHLQTTVTGIYAAGDCTNQPQFVYVAAAAGSRAAVNMTGGEAKLDLSAMPGVMFTDPQVATVGLTEAEAVARGYSVDTRLLDLENVPRALVNFDTHGFIKMVAERSTGRLLGVQVVAAEGGEIIQTAVMALRAGLTVQEIGDDLFPYLTMVEGLKLCAQTFTKDVKQLSCCAG, from the coding sequence ATGACGCCAGCTACGAGAGCAACTTCAAAGCTCCAAGGAGTTTCCCGAGTGAAAAATGACAACAAACTGCATATTGCGGTAATCGGCAGTGGTGGTGCCGCCATGGCGGCTGCCCTGAAGGCAACAGAGCGCGGTGCCCGCGTCACCCTGATTGAACGTGGGACTGTCGGCGGCACCTGCGTAAATGTTGGCTGCGTGCCCTCGAAGATTATGATTCGTGCAGCACATATCGCGCACCTGCGAAAAGAAAGCCCGTTTGACGCGGGCATCAGTGCTGAGGCTCCTCAGGTAGACCGAGCAAAACTGCTTCAGCAACAGCAGGCACGAGTGGAGGAGCTGCGTGACACCAAGTACGAAAAGATACTTCGAGAACACAAGGACATCACAGTCCTGAACGGTGAGGCCCGGTTTGTCGATACCAATAGCCTGGTAGTCACGCTGGCTGAGGGTGGTGAAAAACCGGTTCATTTTGATCGCGCCTTTATTGGAACCGGAGCCAGACCGGCAGAGCCGCCAATAACGGGGCTGGCAGACACTCCTTACCTGACATCAACCAGTGCCTTGGCGCTGGATACCGTTCCCAAACGGCTGATCGTGATTGGTGCCGGTTTCGTTTCCTTGGAATTGGCTCAGGCATTCGACAGACTCGGCAGCAAGGTTACCGTTTTAGCCCGGAGCCGTGTGTTGTCCAGCGAAGATCCTACGATCGGAGAGGCCATAGAGGCGGCTTTTAAACGGGAAGGGATTGAGGTGCTTCGCCAGACCACGCCCAGCAACGTGGACTATAGCGACAACGAGTTTATCGTCGAGACGCCTGCCGGCACCTTGCGAGCCGACCAACTACTGGTGGCGACCGGTCGAACGCCCAATACCGAGGCCCTGAACCTGGCGAGCATTGGCGTGGAAACTTCACGCGGCGCAATTCAGGTGGATGAGCATCTGCAAACCACGGTCACCGGAATATACGCTGCTGGTGACTGCACCAATCAACCGCAGTTTGTCTATGTCGCAGCTGCCGCAGGCAGCCGAGCCGCCGTCAACATGACGGGAGGCGAGGCCAAACTCGACCTCAGTGCCATGCCCGGGGTCATGTTCACCGATCCTCAAGTCGCCACCGTTGGCCTCACTGAAGCCGAAGCAGTTGCTCGGGGTTATAGCGTGGACACCAGGCTGCTCGACTTGGAAAACGTGCCGCGTGCGCTAGTAAACTTTGACACCCATGGATTTATTAAAATGGTAGCAGAGCGCAGCACAGGCCGTTTGCTCGGGGTGCAGGTTGTCGCAGCGGAAGGCGGTGAAATTATCCAAACGGCAGTGATGGCGTTACGAGCAGGTTTGACCGTTCAGGAAATCGGCGATGACTTGTTCCCTTATCTGACCATGGTTGAAGGACTCAAACTCTGTGCGCAAACGTTCACCAAGGATGTAAAGCAGTTGTCCTGCTGTGCCGGTTAA
- the merF gene encoding mercury resistance system transport protein MerF, producing MVTPPLPRPQRRLRRGNEESEEPAQGRLLRVGIVGTILVALCCFTPILVILMATVGLAALTGYLDYVLLPALAVFIGLTVYAFWRKKHYDASYESNFKAPRSFPSEK from the coding sequence CTGGTTACCCCTCCACTCCCACGGCCTCAGAGGCGACTCCGGAGGGGCAATGAAGAATCCGAAGAACCTGCTCAGGGTCGGCTGCTCAGGGTCGGCATAGTAGGGACTATTCTGGTTGCACTATGCTGCTTCACACCGATTCTGGTCATTTTGATGGCCACCGTGGGACTGGCCGCCCTGACGGGCTATCTCGACTATGTGCTTCTTCCGGCACTGGCGGTATTCATCGGCCTGACGGTTTATGCGTTCTGGCGGAAAAAGCACTATGACGCCAGCTACGAGAGCAACTTCAAAGCTCCAAGGAGTTTCCCGAGTGAAAAATGA
- the merP gene encoding mercury resistance system periplasmic binding protein MerP translates to MRKQFVLAMFLTLLSMSSWAASQTVTLSVPDMTCAACPITVKLAFSKVEGVSQVSVSYPDREAVVTFNDALTSIEALTEATSDAGYPSTPTASEATPEGQ, encoded by the coding sequence ATGCGTAAACAGTTTGTACTTGCCATGTTCCTCACTTTGCTCAGCATGTCCTCCTGGGCTGCGTCTCAAACAGTAACTCTCTCGGTGCCTGACATGACCTGTGCCGCGTGTCCGATCACCGTCAAGTTGGCCTTCAGTAAGGTGGAAGGGGTGTCGCAAGTTTCCGTGAGCTACCCTGATCGAGAAGCCGTCGTCACCTTTAACGATGCGCTCACTTCCATAGAGGCGCTCACCGAGGCCACGAGCGACGCTGGTTACCCCTCCACTCCCACGGCCTCAGAGGCGACTCCGGAGGGGCAATGA
- the merT gene encoding mercuric ion transporter MerT: MSKFKSKSGGASLAVGGMAGLLASACCLGPLVLITLGVSGAWIGNLTALEPYRPLFIGAATVAMFFAWRRIYRPVEQCSPGETCAIPQVRKTYKVIFWVVTALVLVALVFPYILPLFY, translated from the coding sequence ATGTCGAAATTCAAATCTAAATCCGGAGGTGCTTCTCTCGCTGTCGGGGGCATGGCTGGACTTCTTGCCTCGGCGTGCTGTCTCGGGCCATTGGTACTTATCACTCTGGGCGTTTCCGGTGCCTGGATCGGCAACCTGACAGCTTTGGAGCCCTATCGACCGCTGTTCATTGGCGCGGCCACCGTCGCCATGTTCTTTGCCTGGCGACGAATCTATCGCCCTGTAGAGCAATGCTCACCCGGTGAAACGTGTGCGATCCCTCAAGTCCGAAAGACCTATAAGGTGATCTTTTGGGTAGTTACGGCTCTGGTACTGGTCGCATTAGTGTTCCCTTACATTTTGCCTCTATTCTACTAA
- the merR gene encoding Hg(II)-responsive transcriptional regulator, with product MSVKASSLTIGGLAKAANVNVETIRYYQRRGLLSEPKRPLGGIRRYGSADIDRLTFVKTAQQLGFSLDEVGDLLRLEDGTHCQEASALAEHKLKDVREKIERLVKIEKALSDMVSQCHARPDSIACPLIASLHEGDIGTKSQRD from the coding sequence ATGTCGGTTAAAGCCAGTTCACTGACTATTGGCGGCTTGGCCAAGGCGGCCAATGTAAATGTCGAGACGATCCGCTATTACCAGCGGCGAGGTCTGTTGTCGGAACCCAAACGACCTCTAGGTGGTATTCGACGCTACGGTTCCGCCGATATTGATCGGCTGACATTTGTTAAAACGGCGCAGCAGCTGGGTTTCAGTCTCGACGAGGTCGGCGACCTTTTAAGGTTGGAAGATGGCACTCACTGTCAGGAAGCCAGTGCGCTCGCCGAGCACAAGCTGAAGGATGTGCGTGAAAAGATCGAAAGGCTGGTCAAAATTGAGAAGGCTCTGAGCGACATGGTCAGTCAATGCCACGCACGGCCGGACAGCATCGCGTGCCCGCTCATTGCATCTCTACATGAGGGAGACATTGGAACAAAAAGCCAAAGGGATTAG